The window CGCCCCGCCACCGCCCCCGTGCCCGTCACCGAGCGCCCCCGCGAGGCCCCCGCCGCTGCCGAAACCCCCGAGGCACCCGCCTCCGATGCCCCCACCCCCGAGAGCATCACCGCCGAATTCCAAAACGACCCGCTCATCCAGAGCGCCATCGAAAAATTCAAGCTCAAGCTGGCCAGCAATCCACCCGCTCCCCAGCCTTAACCCAACCACTTCCCCCTCAACCCCCGATACCTTTCCATGAACATCCAGAAAATGATGAAGCAGGTGCAGGAAATGCAGAGCCAGATGCAGAAATCTCAGGCCCAGCTCGGCACCAAAACCTTTGAATCCACCGTCGCAGGCGGCAAAATCGTCGTCACCGCCAACGGCCACGGCGACATCCAGAGCCTCAAAATTGCCAAAGAAGTCGTCGATCCCGAAGACGTCGACATGCT is drawn from Prosthecobacter algae and contains these coding sequences:
- a CDS encoding YbaB/EbfC family nucleoid-associated protein, whose protein sequence is MNIQKMMKQVQEMQSQMQKSQAQLGTKTFESTVAGGKIVVTANGHGDIQSLKIAKEVVDPEDVDMLQDLILSAVQQVQKKVKDTQAAEMSKMTGGMGLPPGLGF